Below is a window of Candidatus Dormiibacterota bacterium DNA.
CAGATGAAGCACATGGGCCCCACTGGTAAGGGGGTGACTCAGCTGGTTTACCATCTACCTACTAGAGTCCTTCTAGGATTACGAAATATTTTGGTTACCGCCACCAAAGGCACTATGACGATGAACAGCCTGCTAATAGGGCACGCCCCAATGGGCGCGCCTCTAGCTAAGCTGCGTAATGGCGTTTTAATAAGTGCGGAAACAGGTAATGCCGTTATTTACGGACTTAAGGGCGCTGAGGAGCGAGGTGAGGTGTTTGTGGGGCCAGGCACGAAGCTGTACCAGGGTATGATTATTGGGCTGAACCGCCGGGGCGACGATATGATTATTAATGCCTGTCGTGAGAAGAAGCTGACTAACGTACGTGCTTCTGGCACCGACATGCAGACACAATTAGTGCCTTTTACAGACCTTTCACTAGAAGAGGCTTTGGATTTTATCGAAAGCGATGAGCTGCTAGAAGTTACACCGCTCAATCTGCGCATGCGCAAACGCTACCTGACCGAAGCCGAACGCAAACGCAACCGCACTTCATAAAACTTATTTTTTCTCAGCATTAATATTCACCATCCACTCCACACCGAATTTATCGGTTAGAGTACCGAAGGTGTCTCCCCAAAACTCTTTTTTAAGCGGGGAGGTAACTTTGCCGCCCTGGCTTAAGCCCTCAAACATCTTGCTTAGCTTTTCTTCATCTGTACCTACGAGCGAGAGAGTAATTTTTTTGGCCTCAGGGCTGGCCTGCTCGGTATCGCTGCCCATAATCTTTACCTCGCCCTCAAGTGCGGCATGCATCAGCCAATCTTGGTTAATCTCGCGTGCACCAGGCACACTGCCCGGCACTTCGCTGTAGGCCTGCATGGTTAGCTCGCCACCCAGAACGCTTTTGTAAAACTCCATTGCGGGACGGCAGTTGCCTTTAAAAAATATGTACGGTTCTAAGCTGATCTCCGCCATAACACCTCCAAATTATTTTGATTTAACTATATTATATATGTCTTTTAATAACTTCCTCTGCTCGCCTCATCCCCGGGGGCAGAATGTGGACTATACCCTCTGTAACGTACAGAAAACGATCAGATATTAGAGGCTTTAGCACTGTAGCCCGCCATCGGGTAATATGCGAATATTGGCTCCATTTAAATAGTTGAGCTGCAGGTACGGGGTCTGGGGAGTCATAAAGCAACACTAA
It encodes the following:
- a CDS encoding VOC family protein, with translation MAEISLEPYIFFKGNCRPAMEFYKSVLGGELTMQAYSEVPGSVPGAREINQDWLMHAALEGEVKIMGSDTEQASPEAKKITLSLVGTDEEKLSKMFEGLSQGGKVTSPLKKEFWGDTFGTLTDKFGVEWMVNINAEKK